Proteins from a single region of Aureibacter tunicatorum:
- a CDS encoding site-specific integrase, with amino-acid sequence MKFNINMWLRKDRIGADGRAPIYCKVNYKGQISMISTNVRVSPDEWSSKGYGRITSPGKYSELGNTILLETYTKIKSIYRTLEDLDKVVTSKIVLKVYKGERKIHYKLIEIVEEFVQDREDLGYANNTIRSLRNALRHLKNYLEKINNKNLLAEDLSKSFGDDFLKYLKTDQELGHNQAVRIVKQTQAALEFGFKRDYIETNPLKSFMGKIRNEVKPIDFVDDQDMERLKKAEFDDQRHERVRDMFYFQCRTGLSYCDLKAFQSESHVKISQFGPFIQQQRQKSSTYSVIPLLPEAITILEKYEYKLPVISNQKYNKYLKEVAAICDIKMSLTSHIGRKTFATWLFNNEVNAVSVMKALGHSDLKTTLKYYAEILPKKVIEDFRQAFGLM; translated from the coding sequence ATGAAATTTAATATCAACATGTGGTTAAGAAAAGACCGCATAGGAGCGGATGGAAGAGCTCCAATTTATTGCAAAGTTAATTACAAAGGACAAATCAGCATGATTTCTACAAATGTGCGAGTATCTCCAGATGAATGGAGCAGCAAAGGCTATGGAAGAATCACAAGTCCGGGGAAATATTCAGAATTAGGCAATACCATACTTTTAGAAACATATACCAAGATTAAAAGCATATACAGAACACTGGAGGATTTGGACAAGGTTGTAACTTCTAAGATTGTCCTTAAGGTATATAAAGGAGAGAGAAAGATTCATTATAAATTGATTGAAATCGTAGAGGAATTTGTTCAAGACCGGGAGGATCTAGGGTATGCGAATAATACGATTAGAAGTTTGAGAAATGCTCTTAGGCACCTAAAGAATTATCTGGAGAAGATTAATAATAAAAACTTGCTTGCGGAAGATCTTTCGAAGAGTTTTGGAGATGATTTTTTAAAATACCTGAAAACAGATCAAGAGCTAGGACACAATCAAGCTGTGCGTATTGTTAAGCAAACTCAAGCGGCCTTGGAGTTTGGCTTTAAGCGAGATTATATTGAGACTAATCCGCTTAAGAGCTTTATGGGAAAGATAAGGAATGAAGTAAAGCCTATTGACTTTGTGGACGATCAAGATATGGAGCGTCTTAAAAAGGCAGAATTTGATGATCAAAGGCACGAACGAGTAAGAGACATGTTTTACTTCCAATGCAGAACAGGGCTTTCCTATTGCGATCTCAAAGCATTTCAAAGCGAATCTCATGTGAAGATATCGCAGTTTGGTCCTTTCATTCAACAACAGCGTCAAAAATCAAGCACATATAGTGTAATTCCTTTATTGCCAGAGGCGATAACGATCCTTGAAAAGTATGAGTACAAACTTCCTGTTATTAGTAATCAGAAATACAATAAATACCTTAAGGAAGTAGCAGCAATTTGCGACATAAAAATGTCACTGACTTCTCATATTGGTAGGAAAACGTTTGCTACATGGCTATTCAATAATGAAGTGAATGCCGTTTCAGTAATGAAAGCTCTTGGTCATAGCGATTTGAAGACTACATTAAAGTATTATGCCGAGATTTTGCCTAAAAAAGTGATCGAAGACTTTAGGCAAGCATTTGGTTTGATGTAA